One segment of Leptodactylus fuscus isolate aLepFus1 chromosome 7, aLepFus1.hap2, whole genome shotgun sequence DNA contains the following:
- the LOC142213991 gene encoding tumor necrosis factor alpha-induced protein 2-like isoform X2, translating into MKDKRLKKNKHLGHTQDDGSSSTGAAKTKGLSWLKNVFSSPGAKTSKAGTIKHLIQQKKFHDATKELIGIENTVSDDIPLQDIDSLYEYLEEEMSKVILKSTIQVPGDSLIQVIKAIKKREKEDYKILNNEDVTAHNQKTPRKWMEKWRKWIEVSESQQTGKALRTPDNTSDSCLSQKLCNLGKTYKNDIIHVIKNLSQIYPAEFNVCNLYAQYYHKNVMSKIRSITEHGVAEEDTYFLLCWIHSIYPQTILRDPTVQGHIDESKLESLLPPEMTRKLERNFLSCETTYLETIQRAAEISEEMSIKLAPRLTEELHKFLIRYQFMVLEYTQKRKQNSFKPITIANINCIWSFRSLLENENLRIEDRMKQNLRLILEELETLGYHALLQDMFRKLKSYFRNLHHGKNRKHNFADIMKYVKSFVSSLKPLCHSSFQVVIGKIHFQVVLEYVTRLMVKPVRYEDHIQLRTVASQMHVNANRIQNFFSCHESQETWLKPVIGKLAKILRLENQEDIINQISELAQEYTDISKEHIIAIFHMKGNIDRPQVESALRKIEGRRRRRANSTNSLPLFSLIEPFSSQWLECNPKIEDCVCSCLSRLYMTFQFTCNITIHFICKKINVDTPPKFFPHRLPVRSIDCW; encoded by the exons ATGAAGGACAAACGACTGAAGAAAAATAAGCATCTTGGACATACACAGGATGATGGCTCTAGTTCTACAGGGGCGGCAAAGACAAAAGGATTGAGTTGGTTGAAGAATGTTTTCTCTTCTCCAGGAgctaagacttctaaag CTGGAACTATTAAGCATCTAATTCAACAGAAAAAATTTCATGATGCGACTAAAGAGCTGATTGGCATAGAGAACACAGTTTCCGATGACATCCCCTTGCAGGACATTGACTCCCTTTACGAGTACCTTGAGGAAGAAATGTCTAAAGTGatattgaaatccactattcaggTCCCCGGGGATTCACTCATACAGGTCATAAAAGCCATAAAAAAGCGAGAAAAAGAAGACTACAAAatcctcaataatgaagatgtcACAGCGCACAACCAAAAGACACCAAGAAAATGGAtggaaaaatggaggaaatggattGAGGTGTCAGAGTCTCAGCAGACTGGTAAAGCACTCAGAACTCCAGACAATACTTCCGACTCCTGCCTGTCTCAGAAACTTTGTAATCTTGGGAAGACTTATAAAAATGACATAATCCACGTGATCAAGAATCTCAGCCAGATCTACCCGGCAGAATTCAATGTATGCAATCTATACGCCCAATATTATCATAAAAATGTTATGTCAAAGATTAGATCCATTACAGAACATGGAGTTGCTGAGGAGGATACGTATTTCCTGTTATGCTGGATACACAGCATATACCCACA AACAATCTTGAGAGACCCAACTGTGCAAGGACACATAGACGAATCCAAACTGGAAAGTCTTTTGCCACCTGAAATGACCCGGAAGCTGGAGAGAAATTTTCTCAGCTGTGAAACG ACATATCTTGAGACAATTCAAAGAGCAGCAGAAATATCTGAAGAAATGTCTATCAAACTGGCTCCACGACTCACAGAGGAGCTACACAAATTTCTTATAAG GTATCAGTTTATGGTTCTTGAATACACACAGAAGAGAAAGCAGAATAGTTTCAAGCCTATTACTATTGCAAATATCAACTGCATCTGGTCATTCAG GTCCCTTCTTGAAAACGAAAATCTAAGAATAGAAGACAGAATGAAGCAAAATCTGAGGCTCATACTTGAGGAGCTGGAGACTCTTGGATATCATGCACTGCTACAGGATATGTTTAGAAAACTAAAG TCTTACTTTAGGAATCTACACCATGGAAAAAATCGAAAACATAATTTTGCAGATATTATGAAATATGTAAAATCATTTGTTTCGTCTCTTAAGCCCTTATGTCATTCTTCTTTCCAG GTTGTGATTGGTAAGATTCATTTTCAAGTCGTCCTAGAATATGTCACTCGACTTATGGTAAAACCTGTCAGATATGAAGACCATATTCAACTCCGAACTGTAGCAAGCCAAATGCATGTCAATGCAAATCGCATTCAGAACTTTTTTTCATGCCAC GAATCACAAGAAACCTGGTTAAAGCCTGTAATTGGAAAACTTGCAAAAATTCTAAGACTTGAGAATCAGGAAGATATTATAAACCAAATTTCTGAATTAGCTCAGGAGTACACAGACATAAG CAAAGAACACATCATTGCCATCTTCCATATGAAAGGAAACATCGACAGACCTCAAGTAGAGTCAGCTCTCAGAAAAATTGaaggtagaagaagaagaagggctaacagcaccaatagcttGCCATTGTTTTCCCTAATAGAGCCATTTTCTTCTCAGTGGCTGGAGTGCAACCCAAAGATAGAGGATTGTGTGTGCAGTTGCCTTTCTAGATTGTACATGACTTTTCAGTTCACTTGCAACATTACCATTCATTTTATATGCAAAAAAATCAACGTGGATACTCCACCTAAATTTTTTCCTCACAGGTTACCTGTTAGAAGCATTGATTGTTGGTAA
- the LOC142213991 gene encoding tumor necrosis factor alpha-induced protein 2-like isoform X1: MKDKRLKKNKHLGHTQDDGSSSTGAAKTKGLSWLKNVFSSPGAKTSKAGTIKHLIQQKKFHDATKELIGIENTVSDDIPLQDIDSLYEYLEEEMSKVILKSTIQVPGDSLIQVIKAIKKREKEDYKILNNEDVTAHNQKTPRKWMEKWRKWIEVSESQQTGKALRTPDNTSDSCLSQKLCNLGKTYKNDIIHVIKNLSQIYPAEFNVCNLYAQYYHKNVMSKIRSITEHGVAEEDTYFLLCWIHSIYPQTILRDPTVQGHIDESKLESLLPPEMTRKLERNFLSCETNTLKTFFTESLNVEAKNWKDGKEPTKVESYYQSKLQINVPKTYLETIQRAAEISEEMSIKLAPRLTEELHKFLIRYQFMVLEYTQKRKQNSFKPITIANINCIWSFRSLLENENLRIEDRMKQNLRLILEELETLGYHALLQDMFRKLKSYFRNLHHGKNRKHNFADIMKYVKSFVSSLKPLCHSSFQVVIGKIHFQVVLEYVTRLMVKPVRYEDHIQLRTVASQMHVNANRIQNFFSCHESQETWLKPVIGKLAKILRLENQEDIINQISELAQEYTDISKEHIIAIFHMKGNIDRPQVESALRKIEGRRRRRANSTNSLPLFSLIEPFSSQWLECNPKIEDCVCSCLSRLYMTFQFTCNITIHFICKKINVDTPPKFFPHRLPVRSIDCW, translated from the exons ATGAAGGACAAACGACTGAAGAAAAATAAGCATCTTGGACATACACAGGATGATGGCTCTAGTTCTACAGGGGCGGCAAAGACAAAAGGATTGAGTTGGTTGAAGAATGTTTTCTCTTCTCCAGGAgctaagacttctaaag CTGGAACTATTAAGCATCTAATTCAACAGAAAAAATTTCATGATGCGACTAAAGAGCTGATTGGCATAGAGAACACAGTTTCCGATGACATCCCCTTGCAGGACATTGACTCCCTTTACGAGTACCTTGAGGAAGAAATGTCTAAAGTGatattgaaatccactattcaggTCCCCGGGGATTCACTCATACAGGTCATAAAAGCCATAAAAAAGCGAGAAAAAGAAGACTACAAAatcctcaataatgaagatgtcACAGCGCACAACCAAAAGACACCAAGAAAATGGAtggaaaaatggaggaaatggattGAGGTGTCAGAGTCTCAGCAGACTGGTAAAGCACTCAGAACTCCAGACAATACTTCCGACTCCTGCCTGTCTCAGAAACTTTGTAATCTTGGGAAGACTTATAAAAATGACATAATCCACGTGATCAAGAATCTCAGCCAGATCTACCCGGCAGAATTCAATGTATGCAATCTATACGCCCAATATTATCATAAAAATGTTATGTCAAAGATTAGATCCATTACAGAACATGGAGTTGCTGAGGAGGATACGTATTTCCTGTTATGCTGGATACACAGCATATACCCACA AACAATCTTGAGAGACCCAACTGTGCAAGGACACATAGACGAATCCAAACTGGAAAGTCTTTTGCCACCTGAAATGACCCGGAAGCTGGAGAGAAATTTTCTCAGCTGTGAAACG AACACGCTGAAGACATTTTTCACGGAAAGTTTAAATGTGGAAGCCAAAAATTGGAAGGATGGGAAAGAACCCACAAAAGTAGAAAGTTATTACCAGTCTAAGCTCCAGATAAATGTCCCCAAG ACATATCTTGAGACAATTCAAAGAGCAGCAGAAATATCTGAAGAAATGTCTATCAAACTGGCTCCACGACTCACAGAGGAGCTACACAAATTTCTTATAAG GTATCAGTTTATGGTTCTTGAATACACACAGAAGAGAAAGCAGAATAGTTTCAAGCCTATTACTATTGCAAATATCAACTGCATCTGGTCATTCAG GTCCCTTCTTGAAAACGAAAATCTAAGAATAGAAGACAGAATGAAGCAAAATCTGAGGCTCATACTTGAGGAGCTGGAGACTCTTGGATATCATGCACTGCTACAGGATATGTTTAGAAAACTAAAG TCTTACTTTAGGAATCTACACCATGGAAAAAATCGAAAACATAATTTTGCAGATATTATGAAATATGTAAAATCATTTGTTTCGTCTCTTAAGCCCTTATGTCATTCTTCTTTCCAG GTTGTGATTGGTAAGATTCATTTTCAAGTCGTCCTAGAATATGTCACTCGACTTATGGTAAAACCTGTCAGATATGAAGACCATATTCAACTCCGAACTGTAGCAAGCCAAATGCATGTCAATGCAAATCGCATTCAGAACTTTTTTTCATGCCAC GAATCACAAGAAACCTGGTTAAAGCCTGTAATTGGAAAACTTGCAAAAATTCTAAGACTTGAGAATCAGGAAGATATTATAAACCAAATTTCTGAATTAGCTCAGGAGTACACAGACATAAG CAAAGAACACATCATTGCCATCTTCCATATGAAAGGAAACATCGACAGACCTCAAGTAGAGTCAGCTCTCAGAAAAATTGaaggtagaagaagaagaagggctaacagcaccaatagcttGCCATTGTTTTCCCTAATAGAGCCATTTTCTTCTCAGTGGCTGGAGTGCAACCCAAAGATAGAGGATTGTGTGTGCAGTTGCCTTTCTAGATTGTACATGACTTTTCAGTTCACTTGCAACATTACCATTCATTTTATATGCAAAAAAATCAACGTGGATACTCCACCTAAATTTTTTCCTCACAGGTTACCTGTTAGAAGCATTGATTGTTGGTAA